Genomic DNA from Bosea sp. Tri-49:
GGACCTTGGCGCCTGATCGGGATTTCGGAGTTCCCTTCCGAGTCGGAGACTTGGCGCGGGATTTCGGCGTCACGTCCTTCGCGCGCTTTGCTCGGCCTTCGATGTTCAAGCGATAGAGGCCGTAACCTATCGCCCCGGCGATGAGCACAGGCGCCGGAAGCCGAGTGGCCAAGAGCGTGAGCGGCACAGATAACCCCTCTGCAATATCTCCCCGCTCCGCGTCACGTGCGATCCAGGCGCCGGCCAAACTAGCGAGAGTTGCTCTGATCATTTGCGATGCTCTTCTTCCATTGCGGTTCTCGAATTTCGGGTGTCACGACACACCCTGAACGCCGACGGAGCCGTCCTGGATCCACGCACCATTGTCATCGATCGAACTTGCTGCCGGCGGCCCGTCTCCGTGCAGCAAGAAGGCCGGTTTGACCGAGCCCGGAACTTTCGGGGCACCGCCTGGGTTGAGCTTGGCCAGGCGCGTGTCGCGCCCAAGCGAACATCAGGTGCGGAGGCTATCCATGGGCATCATTTGGACGATCATTATCGGGTTCGCTGCCGGCATCATCGCGAAGTTCTTGTCGCCGGGATCGAATGAGCCCTCAGGTTTCATCCTCACGACCATTCTCGGCATCATCGGCGCCTTTGTAGCCACTTTCCTGGGGCAGGCACTGGGCTGGTACCTGCCTGGTGAAGGCGCTGGGTTGATCGGCGCCGTCATTGGAGCGGTGATCGTATTGATGGCCTGGTCGATGATGAGCCGCCGTAGCGCTTGAGTTCCGAACCGAGGAAGAGAATCACATGAGCAACGAGAACAGCGGCTTTCCATCTATGACGGCCTTGCTCGGCCTGCTTGCAGTCGCGGGGTATCAAAACCGCGACAAGCTTGCTGAATGGTTCGGAGGCTCGCAGCAGGGCAAGGTTGCACAGGATGCACCGGCCGGCTTGGACAGGATCACGGAAGGCTCACAAGCAAATTCGGCCGGTGGCGTCGGGGGGTTTTTGGGCAACGGCCTCCAAGAGCTCATTGAACGCTTCAAGCAGGCCGGCCGCGGCGATGCTGCCGACTCTTGGGTTCGAACGGGCCCGAACCAGCAGATTGAGGAGCGCGACCTCGAGCAGGCGATTGGCCCTGGCGTCTTGGATCGCCTTGCGACGCAGACCGGCCTCAGCAGAGAAGAAATCTTGGCGCGGCTGTCGAAGCAGCTGCCAGAGGCGGTAGACAAGTACACGCCGGACGGGCGAGTCCCAGCTTAGCGCAGCGAGCACTCGACAGCTACCCTCAAGCTCCTCCGCAACCAGTATTGTGCACACTCGCAAGGCGTTTACCGACGCGCGCATTGCTCTGCCCTGGCACGATCACTCAGAGTATTGTCGCTGGTCGGCACGTCGAGTCAGATCATTTTTCCTGCTCCGCAACCACCACGATGCTGTAGGAAACGAATTGTCTCCTGCTCTCAATCCGTCGGGCAGCGGATTTGATTTCTACCCATGAGCGCCTGCAGAGATTGTCAATCGTCGTTGTCGACACGACGTTTTATCTCGGTATTGGTGGCTACTTCCATAGCGCGGGCGATTTCGCCGGGCAGGTCGTGATACTCTGCCTCGATTTCCTCTTGGGGAATCCCGGCAGAGTTAGCGTCGAGCAGGAGTTGCGTCGCTAGGTGCATGTTCCGCTCGTCTGGTCCTTCTTCATCGTGATAAACATCAGGCTGGACACGCTCGGCGATCCACTGTTCGACATAGGCAATTGCTCGCGTTGACATGGCTTGGTCCTTTACCAGTTTAGGAACGGCGCCTGCATTGCGCTCTACGATGATTTTTTTCGCGCCTGTCCTTTGAAATCGAGTGAGGCGCGATAGACTTCTTCGCCGGCCTCGTTTCGGACATGAGTCTTCATTGAGAGCCGTTGGCCATTTGGCAGATCGTACTTCGCCATATCCGCCAGTGCTCGCTGAGCTTCTGCCGCTGCGCCTTCCTCACTGGAAAAATCGATTCTAGTGGTCGAACTACCTTTTGAGTCCTTGGTGGTGATACGAAATTTGGCCATGACCAGCTCCTCCGATGATGAGAATGCGCGAGCGTGCCTCTCGTTCCGCCCGTGCAGGCGACGATGAGCGCAAACCTTTCGTACCAATCGTGATGATGTTCCGGCTGCTGCTGGGGAACTGGGTCGAAGCGCGGTGGGGCGGGAACTGAGTTCTGCCATCGAGGTTTAATTGATGGGGGACACAGGGAGTATCGCCATGAGAGACGGCAAGGGAAATAAGCTAACTGCGGAAGAGGAAGCTCAGGTTAAATCCATCGAGGTCACTCCAGGCAGTGACTCGCTGAAAAAAGTCTCGATCGATCCGAAACCAGACCCAGTTCAGGATCGCGATCGGCGCACCGAGACCGGGACACCGCATACCGAAACGGCACCAAAATTTTAGTCGTCTTCGAAAGGTGAGGCGTGTCCAGGCAGCGGAGGAGGGGGCAAGCTTGACTCGCACCGCCAGAATGAGAACAAAGAGGGAACTTATTCACGACGGGTCATGTTCAATTGCGGTCTCAGCCCGCCCTTCAGTCGTTGCGAGACCAGATCGAACGGATCGAAGGACGCAGCACGCGTGATCGAACGGCGCTTCCATTTGGTGTCGCTGCCATGGATTCTCGGCTTCCCGGTGGAGGATTGGCGCTAGGCGCGCTTCACGAAGTTGGGGGCGGCGGCCAAGGAGCAATCGATGGCGCTGCGGCAGCGCTTTTTACTGCCGGCGTCGCCGCACGGACGCCAGGAAAAGTTCTGTGGTGTATGACCCAGTGCGACCTGTTCGCGCCGTCTGTCGCCCAGGCAGGATTGCTGCCCGACCGTGTGATCTATGTAGAAGCCGCTGACGACAAGACAGTGCTGGCGTGCATGGAGGAAGGCCTCCGCCATGGCGGTCTCGGCTCTGTCGTCGGAGAGGTCACCCGCCTTTCGATGACGGCATCTCGACGGCTCCAACTGGCCGCGGAGGGCACAGGGTCGATCGGGATTGCTCTACGTCGGTGGCTACGCGAACCGGACATATCGGACTTCGGACAACCCACCGCAGCCATGACGCGATGGCGGGTTTCTGTTCTTCCGTCGACGGCTCTTCCGGTTACCGGGGTCGGCCGACATCGGTGGCTGGTTGAACTCATTCGTGTCCGGGCGGGTGAAAGCGCAGATTTCGAATTGGAGGCTTGCGATGACACGGGTCGTCTCGGTCTTCCTGCCGAGCTGGTCGATCGACCGGTTTCGGCGGGCGGCTGGCGACGCGGCACCTTCGCCTGAGGTCCCGCTCGTCCTGATCGCCCGCGACGGAAGTAGGAGGTTGGTGCAGGCAGCGAGCGCCACGGCGTTCGCCGCGGGACTTCGTGTTGGCATGCCAGCCACTAAGGCGCAGGCGCTAGTGCCAGGATTGGCAGTTGAAGAGGCCGATCTAGCAGCCGATGCTCAAGAGTTAGAAAGGCTGGCAATCTGGCTATACCAACGTGCCGCGCCGGTCGTGGCGCCAGACCCGCCCAGCGGCATCGTCATCGATGCCAGCGGAGCCGACCACCTCCACCGTGGCGAGACGGCGATGCTTGACCAGATAGTCGGTCGCCTCGCGATGTCGGGCGTCGAAGCGAGGGCTGCGGTGGCCGATACCTGGGGTACAGCTCACGCCTTGGCGCGATACGTCGCTCGATCGACCGTCGTGGCTCCGGCCGGGCACGGAGCGTTGCCCATCGTCCATCTCCCCCTGGAATGCTTGCGGATTCCAGTGCGGATCGCGGCAGACCTTCGCGTACTTGGCTTTGAGACCGCCGGCGATCTCATCTCCCAGCCGCGGTCCCCGCTCACGCTCCGTTTCGGGCCCGATATCGCACGCCGATTGGCCCAGGCGCTTGGCGAAGTAGCGGAGCCGATAATCGCGATACGGCCGCCCGATCTTATTGAGGTCCGGCGTGCCTTCGCCGAGCCCATTGGCGCTCCCGAAACGATCGCCCGCTACATCGGTAAGCTCGTCGCCGAACTCTGCGAACGCCTCGAAGAGCGCGCCCTCGGTGGCAGGCGCCTCGATTTGATCTGCCACCGCCTCGACGGAGGTCTTCAGACCGTACGGATCGGGCTTGCACGGCCTGTTTGCGACGTCAGGCGCCTCACACGTCTGCTCTGCGAAAAGATTGAAACACTCGCGCCCGGCTCGGGGATCGAGATCATGACGCTCGCCGCAATCTTGGCCGAACCGCTGGAGCGCAAGCAGATTGCGAGCTCGCTCGTGGAGGAATTCGACCCGGACGTCTCCGGGTTGATTGACATCCTGGCAAATCGCGTCGGCGACAAAGCCGTCTACCGCCTAGTCCCCGTTGCCAGCGACGTCCCGGAACGATCCGTCCGCCGGGTTGCAGCACTTGCCGAGGAAACCGGAGCCGTATGGCCGACCCACTGGCCGCGGCCCGCTCGCCTGCTGTCGCGTCCGGAGCCGGTGGAGACGCTGGCGCTACTGCCCGACCATCCGCCTGCCTGGTTCAGCTGGCGCGGCATTCGGCGCCGCGTCAGGCGCGCGGACGGGCCCGAGCGCGTGTTCGGGGAGTGGTGGAAGCGGGACGCAGAGATGGCGGCGGTTCGTGACTATTTCCAAGTCGAGGACGACGCGGGAGAGCGCTACTGGCTGTATCGCGCCGGCGACGGCGAGGACACCGCCACGGGATCGCACAGGTGGTTCCTCCATGGGGTGTTCGGATGAGCACGCGCTACGCCGAGCTCCAAGTCACCAGCCACTTTAGCTTCCTGCGCGGCGCGTCCTCCGCCGAGGAGCTTTTCGCGCAGGCTGCCATGCTGGGCATCGAGGCGCTGGCCGTCGTCGATCGCAATTCGCTTGCCGGGATCGTCCGCGCCCATGAGGCCGCGAAGACGACGGGCATACGGCTCATCGTGGGATGCCGCTTGGATCTCGCCGACGGGATGTCGCTCCTCGTCTACCCCATCGACCGCGCCGCTTATTCCCGTCTCTGCCGGCTGCTTTCTGTGGGGAAGAAGCGCGGCGGGAAGGCACGCTGCCACATCGAATGGTCGGATGTCATCGCTTACAGCGAGGGTTTGGTCGCCGTCCTTGTATCAGACCAAGCCGACGACGAATGTGCCTTCCGTCTGCGCAGGCTTCGCGACGGCTTCGGCGACCGGGGCTACGTCGCGCTGTCGCTGCGGCGCCGGCCGAACGACGCTCTCCGGCTTCACGAGCTTTCGAACCTTGCAACCCGGATGCGCGTGCCGACGGTCGTCACCAACGACGTGCTGTTCCACAAGCCAGCGCGGCGTATCTTGCAGGATGTCGTCACCTGCATCCGGCACAATGTTACGATCGACGCCCTCGGCGACCGCCGCGAACGCCACGCCGACCGCTACCTGAAGCTCCCCGAGGAGATGCATCGGCTGTTCGCGCGCTATCCCGAGGCATTGGCCCGAACGCTCCACATAGCCGACCGCTGCCGGTTTTCGCTCGATGAACTCGCCTACCAGTACCCGGAGGAGCGCGACGATCCCTCGCTGACGCCGCAGGAGACCCTGGCGAAGCTGACTTGGGCAGGCGCCGCAGCCCGGTACCCCGAAGGCATTCCGGACAGTGTCCGTGCCAGTCTGAACCACGAGCTGATTCTGATCGAGAAGCTCGGATATGCCCCCTATTTTCTGACGGTCAACGCGATCGTCCGTTTCGCTCGTTCGCGCGACATTCTCTGCCAGGGACGCGGCTCGGCTGCGAACTCAGCCGTTTGCTTCGTCCTGGGCATTACCTCGATCGACCCAGGGCGCAACGATCTCTTGTTCGAGCGGTTCGTGTCTGAAGAGCGGCGGGAGCCTCCCGACATCGACGTCGACTTCGAGCACGAGCGGCGCGAGATCGTCATGCAGTGGGTATTCGATACCTACGGCCGGGACCATGCCGCGCTTTGTTCGACCGTCATCCGGTACCGGACCAAGGGCGCCTTGCGCGATGTCGGCAAGGCGTTGGGGCTTCCCGAAGATTTAATTAGGGCGCTGTCGTTTCAGGTTTGGGCGTGGTCCGAGGAGGGCGTCGAGAAACGCCATGTCGAAGAGCTCAATCTCAACTTGACCGACCGCCGGCTTCGATTGACGCTCGATCTCGCCCGTCAGCTCCAGGGAGCGCCGCGGCATCTATCCCAGCACCCGGGCGGGTTCGTGCTGACGCATGATCGCCTTGACGACCTCGTTCCAATCGAACCGGCTGCCATGGCCGACCGCCAGGTGATCGAGTGGGACAAGGATGACATCGACGCCCTGCGCTTCATGAAGGTCGACGTGCTCGCACTCGGAATGCTGACCTGTATGAAGCGGGGTCTCGACATGCTGGCCGATCACAAGGGCATTAAGCTCGATCTGGCCTCAATCCCGGCGGAGGATCCTCGGACCTACGCGATGATCCGCAAGGCTGACACGCTTGGGACATTTCAAATCGAAAGCCGGGCCCAGATGTCGATGCTTCCGCGTTTGAAGCCGCGGACCTACTACGACCTCGTCGTCCAAGTCGCCATCGTTCGGCCCGGCCCGATTCAGGGCGATATGGTCCACCCTTATCTGCGACGGCGTGAGGGGCGCGAGCCCGTGCAGTATCCAAAACCCGAACTGGAAAAGGTGCTTGGCAAGACGCTTGGGGTACCGCTCTTTCAGGAACAGGCCATGCGGGTCTCGATCGAATGCGCCGGTTTCACGCCCGGCGAAGCCGACATGCTGCGAAAGAGCATGGCGACGTTCAAGTTCACCGGCGGCGTTTCTGCTTTCAAGGAAAAGCTCGTGAGTGGCATGGTCGCCAATGGCTACGAGCAGCCGTTCGCGGAACAGACCTTCCGGCAACTCGAAGGCTTCGGCAGCTATGGTTTTCCCGAGAGCCATGCCGCCTCGTTTGCCCTCATCGCCTATGCATCGGCTTGGCTTAAATGCTGGCATCCCGACGTCTTTTGCGCCGCTCTGTTGAATAGCCAGCCGATGGGCTTCTACGCGCCCGCCCAGATCGTTCGCGACGCGCGGGACCATGGCGTCGAGGTTCGGCCGGTCTGCGCAAACGCTTCGCGCTGGGACTGTTCACTGGAGCAGACAGACGACGAGGTGCGCTTCGCCGTCCGCCTCGGTTTGCGCATGGTCAAGGGTCTCTCCAATGCTCACGCGGCTGCGATCATCACGGCGCGCGCGGGCTTACGCTTCTCCTCAGTCGAAGATCTCTGGCGCCGTGCTCGTGTGCCCGTCGCCGCCCTGGCGCACATCGCCGAGGCCGACGGATTTCGGCCTGCCTTCCGGCTCGCCCGTCGGGACGCGATTTGGGCCATCCGGGCCCTGCGCGACGAGCCCTTGCCTTTGCTCAAAGTGGCTCCAGACGGGTATGCCGAGGAAGCTCCTGAACCTGCGATCGCGCTGCGGCCGATGACCGCGGGAGGCGACGTCGTCGAAGATTACCGGCATGTCGGCCTGACCCTCGGAGATCACCCAGTGTCATTCCTGCGGAGGGATTTGCAGCGCAAACGCATCGTCAGCTGCCAGGCTGCGATGGAGGCGCGCGACGGTCGTTGGCTTGAAGCGGCAGGCATCGTGCTCGTGCGTCAGCGACCGGGCTCGGCGAAGGGCGTCATGTTCATTACCCTGGAGGACGAGACCGGCATCGCGAACTTGGTGGTCTGGCCGGCGGTATTTGAGCGCTTTCGCAGGACGATTCTTTCCGCGGGGATGATCTCCGCGCGAGGCCGCATCCAGCGCGAGGGCGAAGTCGTTCATCTCGTAGCCCAGCGGCTGACTGATCTTTCTGCTGACCTTGCCGGTATCGGGCAGCGAGACCGGCCGTTCCCGCTGCCGCACGGACGAGGCGATGAATTCCATCATGGGTCGCCAACCCCCGATCCGCGGGATCTCCCGCCGAAGGGGTTGCGGACGCGGGATATCTACATCCCCGATCTCCACATCAACACGATCAAGGTAAAGACGCGGGATTTCCGCTGACCGCTCGGCTAGCGGCCGAAGTTCCCGCCGGATACCCGCTCCTGACTTGTAACAGTCGAGGCGGATGCTGATGTGAGGATCATGCCGAACCAACGCGTCAGGGTCATCGACCTCGAGACCGCCGGAGGCGGAAAGCAGGACGTCTGTGAAATCGGATGGCAGGACGTATCCGTCCGTCCAGATGGCCGATGGCATGTTGCGCCCGAACGGGGATCGTATCTCGTCAATCCAGGTCGACCTATCTCGATCGACACGATGGCCGTTCATCACATACGCGACCAGGACGTCGCCCATGCGCCGTTCTGGAAGGAAGTCGCGCCAATCGCCCTGCGCCGGTCGGGCGGCGTCGATGCGCTCGCCGCCCACCGCGCGGCGTTCGAGCAACGTTACTGCACGCCGAACCTGAGCGGTGGCGCCCCCTGGATCTGCACCTGGAAGTGCGCTTTACGGCTCTGGCCGCATTTGCCAAGCTTTTCGAACCAGATGCTTCGCTATCAGCGCATGCCCGAAGGGCTCGTCCACGAACTCGGCCTACCGGCGCACCGGGCAATGCCTGATGCCTATGTCACCGCGCACCACCTGCGCGACATGTTGAATGAAGCCTCTCTGGAACAACTGCTCGCCTGGAGCCTCGAGCCCGGGCTCCTGCCGCGAGTTCCCGACGGACCGCATCGCGGCAAGGGCTGGGTTCAACTCAACGGCGACGCCTTGCAGGAACTAGCAAGCGCTCGCGATGCCGACGTGCGTTTCAGTGCCAGGATGGAACTAGAGCGGCGCGGAGATGTAGACGTTATTCCGCCGAGGGAACCTGCACAGCCCTCGCTTTTGTAACGTGGGTGGCGAGAATTCTCCTGACCCGGAACAGCGACAGGGCAGGGCGAGTTGTTTCTTCCTTTCGACCCGGAACAGAATGAAAGCGGCATGGTAAACCCCGGCGAAATGACGCTCCCAGCTTCCCAGCGCTCGATCGAATGGCCATTGGCGTCATCGGCGACGCTTGGCTCGGCGACTCGTATGAAGGGGCTCGAGCGTGAGTTGCGGCGTCGCCTTCCCCTCGCATTCCGAAACGATGTCGCCGTCGAGGCCGGGCGCGTCCTGCTATGCATGCCCGAAGCCGAGCCCGGCGAGCTCACAGCTGCTTCCGAGCAAGTCGGCGAGGCGCTGGCGAAGGTTGCCGATCTCCCCGTGCTCCCGCGGGAGGTCGAGGATATTCTCTCGATCTCCTCTCGAGAGCGACACAAATGGCTGAAAGACGGACGCCTCAAGAGCATGGGGACACGCACGATCAAACTGCGCGGACGCTCAAAGGCAGTGACGTTTCACGTCTTCGATCCTCGGCACATCGAGGACGTTCTGGATGGCGACTTGCCCGTGCTGTGGAGGGATGAGGATGCGCAGGCTGTTGTCGAAACCCGCCGGCGGGCGGCAGCCAAGGCGGCGCTAACCCGAGCTGGCAAAGGCAAACGCAAGACCGGTGGCAGGTCAAGCGAGCCTGATGTGCACGCGTCACTGGAAGGATGGGACGCCTTCGATGCGGAAGGTCTGCTACGCTAACTTTTGCGTCATACACTTCGCGATAGGGCGGAACCCCAGTGCT
This window encodes:
- a CDS encoding GlsB/YeaQ/YmgE family stress response membrane protein, translated to MGIIWTIIIGFAAGIIAKFLSPGSNEPSGFILTTILGIIGAFVATFLGQALGWYLPGEGAGLIGAVIGAVIVLMAWSMMSRRSA
- a CDS encoding YidB family protein, translated to MSNENSGFPSMTALLGLLAVAGYQNRDKLAEWFGGSQQGKVAQDAPAGLDRITEGSQANSAGGVGGFLGNGLQELIERFKQAGRGDAADSWVRTGPNQQIEERDLEQAIGPGVLDRLATQTGLSREEILARLSKQLPEAVDKYTPDGRVPA
- a CDS encoding DUF768 domain-containing protein, producing MSTRAIAYVEQWIAERVQPDVYHDEEGPDERNMHLATQLLLDANSAGIPQEEIEAEYHDLPGEIARAMEVATNTEIKRRVDNDD
- a CDS encoding DUF6894 family protein → MAKFRITTKDSKGSSTTRIDFSSEEGAAAEAQRALADMAKYDLPNGQRLSMKTHVRNEAGEEVYRASLDFKGQARKKSS
- a CDS encoding ImuA family protein, encoding MRSQPALQSLRDQIERIEGRSTRDRTALPFGVAAMDSRLPGGGLALGALHEVGGGGQGAIDGAAAALFTAGVAARTPGKVLWCMTQCDLFAPSVAQAGLLPDRVIYVEAADDKTVLACMEEGLRHGGLGSVVGEVTRLSMTASRRLQLAAEGTGSIGIALRRWLREPDISDFGQPTAAMTRWRVSVLPSTALPVTGVGRHRWLVELIRVRAGESADFELEACDDTGRLGLPAELVDRPVSAGGWRRGTFA
- a CDS encoding Y-family DNA polymerase, whose translation is MTRVVSVFLPSWSIDRFRRAAGDAAPSPEVPLVLIARDGSRRLVQAASATAFAAGLRVGMPATKAQALVPGLAVEEADLAADAQELERLAIWLYQRAAPVVAPDPPSGIVIDASGADHLHRGETAMLDQIVGRLAMSGVEARAAVADTWGTAHALARYVARSTVVAPAGHGALPIVHLPLECLRIPVRIAADLRVLGFETAGDLISQPRSPLTLRFGPDIARRLAQALGEVAEPIIAIRPPDLIEVRRAFAEPIGAPETIARYIGKLVAELCERLEERALGGRRLDLICHRLDGGLQTVRIGLARPVCDVRRLTRLLCEKIETLAPGSGIEIMTLAAILAEPLERKQIASSLVEEFDPDVSGLIDILANRVGDKAVYRLVPVASDVPERSVRRVAALAEETGAVWPTHWPRPARLLSRPEPVETLALLPDHPPAWFSWRGIRRRVRRADGPERVFGEWWKRDAEMAAVRDYFQVEDDAGERYWLYRAGDGEDTATGSHRWFLHGVFG
- a CDS encoding error-prone DNA polymerase produces the protein MSTRYAELQVTSHFSFLRGASSAEELFAQAAMLGIEALAVVDRNSLAGIVRAHEAAKTTGIRLIVGCRLDLADGMSLLVYPIDRAAYSRLCRLLSVGKKRGGKARCHIEWSDVIAYSEGLVAVLVSDQADDECAFRLRRLRDGFGDRGYVALSLRRRPNDALRLHELSNLATRMRVPTVVTNDVLFHKPARRILQDVVTCIRHNVTIDALGDRRERHADRYLKLPEEMHRLFARYPEALARTLHIADRCRFSLDELAYQYPEERDDPSLTPQETLAKLTWAGAAARYPEGIPDSVRASLNHELILIEKLGYAPYFLTVNAIVRFARSRDILCQGRGSAANSAVCFVLGITSIDPGRNDLLFERFVSEERREPPDIDVDFEHERREIVMQWVFDTYGRDHAALCSTVIRYRTKGALRDVGKALGLPEDLIRALSFQVWAWSEEGVEKRHVEELNLNLTDRRLRLTLDLARQLQGAPRHLSQHPGGFVLTHDRLDDLVPIEPAAMADRQVIEWDKDDIDALRFMKVDVLALGMLTCMKRGLDMLADHKGIKLDLASIPAEDPRTYAMIRKADTLGTFQIESRAQMSMLPRLKPRTYYDLVVQVAIVRPGPIQGDMVHPYLRRREGREPVQYPKPELEKVLGKTLGVPLFQEQAMRVSIECAGFTPGEADMLRKSMATFKFTGGVSAFKEKLVSGMVANGYEQPFAEQTFRQLEGFGSYGFPESHAASFALIAYASAWLKCWHPDVFCAALLNSQPMGFYAPAQIVRDARDHGVEVRPVCANASRWDCSLEQTDDEVRFAVRLGLRMVKGLSNAHAAAIITARAGLRFSSVEDLWRRARVPVAALAHIAEADGFRPAFRLARRDAIWAIRALRDEPLPLLKVAPDGYAEEAPEPAIALRPMTAGGDVVEDYRHVGLTLGDHPVSFLRRDLQRKRIVSCQAAMEARDGRWLEAAGIVLVRQRPGSAKGVMFITLEDETGIANLVVWPAVFERFRRTILSAGMISARGRIQREGEVVHLVAQRLTDLSADLAGIGQRDRPFPLPHGRGDEFHHGSPTPDPRDLPPKGLRTRDIYIPDLHINTIKVKTRDFR
- a CDS encoding DNA polymerase III subunit epsilon → MPNQRVRVIDLETAGGGKQDVCEIGWQDVSVRPDGRWHVAPERGSYLVNPGRPISIDTMAVHHIRDQDVAHAPFWKEVAPIALRRSGGVDALAAHRAAFEQRYCTPNLSGGAPWICTWKCALRLWPHLPSFSNQMLRYQRMPEGLVHELGLPAHRAMPDAYVTAHHLRDMLNEASLEQLLAWSLEPGLLPRVPDGPHRGKGWVQLNGDALQELASARDADVRFSARMELERRGDVDVIPPREPAQPSLL